A part of Desulfobacter sp. genomic DNA contains:
- a CDS encoding trimethylamine methyltransferase family protein: protein MYDRMQELTQSQMEKIHDAAMDLLKNTGVAFNDDEGLEIFKSNGFKVEGTTVFFEEAQIQKALETCPKRFTVHARNPEKSVEIGEDDFVFLPGYGAPFVMDAKGNQRQATMEDYDNFCKLIQTSPFIDMNGWMMVEPSDMPHETVHLDLNLSNMLLCDKPFMGSPASKQGAKDGIEMAKILFGIKDEIMDKTVSVSLINSLSPLQFADEMIGSLIQLAKNNQACVVASLIMAGGSGPVTLDGVLALQNAEILAGITLAQLVRPGAPVVYGSTSSAMDMKTGALSIGAPELSKNIHLVAQMARFYNLPSRSGGGLTDALATDAQAGVESALALSTAARSGINFILHACGILGSYIAMSFEKFLVDEEACGMIRAMQKPLALTDDTIDLDVIKTVGIGGQYLTHPKTFQLCRTEFFMPTLMSRMNPEAWMKAGKKSIDTIAEDRVAQRLATYEKPEIDPEIEKALTQYVENRKNG from the coding sequence ATGTATGACCGCATGCAGGAACTGACGCAGTCCCAGATGGAAAAAATCCATGACGCCGCTATGGACCTTTTAAAAAACACCGGCGTAGCCTTTAACGATGACGAGGGCCTGGAAATTTTCAAATCCAACGGGTTTAAAGTGGAAGGGACAACGGTATTCTTTGAAGAGGCCCAGATCCAAAAGGCCCTGGAAACCTGCCCCAAGCGCTTTACCGTTCATGCCCGCAACCCTGAAAAAAGCGTGGAAATCGGAGAGGACGATTTCGTATTCCTTCCCGGCTACGGCGCCCCATTTGTCATGGATGCCAAGGGCAACCAGCGCCAGGCCACCATGGAAGATTACGACAACTTCTGCAAGCTCATCCAGACCTCTCCCTTCATCGACATGAACGGCTGGATGATGGTGGAACCGTCGGACATGCCCCACGAGACCGTCCACCTGGACCTGAACCTTTCCAATATGCTGCTCTGCGACAAACCCTTCATGGGCAGTCCCGCTTCCAAGCAGGGAGCCAAAGACGGCATTGAAATGGCAAAAATCCTTTTCGGTATCAAAGACGAAATCATGGACAAGACCGTGTCCGTCTCCCTGATCAACTCCCTGTCACCCCTGCAGTTTGCCGACGAAATGATCGGCTCCCTGATCCAGCTGGCCAAGAACAACCAGGCCTGTGTGGTGGCCTCCCTGATCATGGCCGGCGGCTCCGGCCCCGTAACCCTGGACGGGGTGCTTGCCCTGCAGAATGCGGAAATCCTGGCCGGAATTACCCTGGCCCAGCTGGTCCGCCCGGGTGCCCCCGTGGTTTACGGTTCCACCTCCTCTGCCATGGATATGAAAACCGGCGCCCTGTCCATTGGTGCCCCGGAACTGTCCAAAAATATTCATCTTGTGGCCCAGATGGCCAGGTTCTACAACCTGCCCTCACGCTCCGGCGGCGGCCTCACAGACGCCCTGGCAACCGACGCCCAGGCCGGTGTCGAATCGGCCCTTGCCCTGTCCACGGCCGCCAGAAGCGGAATCAACTTCATCCTCCACGCCTGCGGTATCCTGGGCTCCTATATTGCCATGAGCTTTGAAAAATTCCTGGTGGACGAAGAGGCCTGCGGCATGATCCGGGCCATGCAGAAACCCCTGGCCCTCACCGACGACACCATCGACCTGGATGTGATTAAGACAGTGGGCATCGGCGGCCAGTATCTCACCCATCCCAAGACCTTCCAGCTCTGCCGCACCGAATTTTTCATGCCGACGCTGATGAGCCGGATGAACCCCGAAGCCTGGATGAAAGCCGGCAAAAAATCCATTGACACCATTGCCGAAGACCGTGTTGCCCAGCGTCTGGCCACCTATGAGAAACCGGAAATTGATCCGGAAATTGAAAAAGCCCTCACCCAGTATGTAGAAAACCGTAAAAACGGATAA
- a CDS encoding corrinoid protein: MTDFNAMTQALVSCDAATLTTLVNDALAADTPAQEILNNGLIAGMDIVGEKMESGDMFIPEVLMAAQAMGSCVEILKPMLGDEGGASAGSVIIGTVKGDLHDIGKNLVAMMMESAGLEVHNLGVDIPPEDFVAEIEKKNAQIVCLSALLTTTMPAMKQTVDAIVESGLRDKVKIMVGGAPVTQAFADEIGADGFAADAGSASKLAKSFIN, translated from the coding sequence ATGACAGATTTTAATGCAATGACTCAAGCCCTGGTATCCTGCGATGCCGCCACACTCACCACCCTGGTAAACGATGCGCTGGCAGCGGACACCCCTGCCCAGGAAATCCTCAACAACGGCCTTATTGCCGGCATGGACATTGTCGGTGAAAAAATGGAATCCGGCGACATGTTCATCCCCGAAGTTCTCATGGCCGCCCAGGCCATGGGCAGCTGTGTGGAAATTCTCAAGCCCATGCTGGGTGACGAAGGCGGCGCTTCAGCCGGTTCCGTGATTATCGGCACCGTCAAGGGCGATCTCCATGACATCGGCAAAAACCTGGTGGCCATGATGATGGAAAGCGCCGGCCTGGAAGTACACAACCTGGGTGTTGACATTCCCCCGGAAGACTTTGTGGCTGAAATTGAAAAGAAAAACGCCCAGATCGTCTGTCTTTCTGCACTTCTGACCACCACCATGCCGGCCATGAAACAGACCGTGGACGCCATTGTGGAATCCGGCCTGAGAGACAAGGTTAAAATCATGGTAGGCGGCGCGCCCGTCACCCAGGCCTTTGCCGATGAAATCGGTGCCGACGGCTTTGCCGCCGATGCCGGCTCCGCATCCAAACTGGCCAAGTCCTTTATTAACTAA
- a CDS encoding dihydropteroate synthase yields the protein MFEVIGERINTSRKLVQAAVADRDADYIIEDVKKQQEAGATFIDVNAGARIGHEEEDMRWLLDTIQPVCTIPLALDSPDPAILEMAFSMVKQTPMVNSISLEKERFDAMMPFLDGKECKIIALCMDDAGMPESSNDILDRAKTLVKELNGIGIPTANIYVDPLVQPISTDSNKGMMVLDAVRSIKAQFPEVHITGGLSNISYGLPQRHIINRTFVTLMMDAGMDSAIIDPLDKKIMATIKTADMLLGHDQFCMEYLKGVRAGAIES from the coding sequence ATGTTTGAAGTAATCGGCGAAAGAATCAACACCTCAAGAAAACTGGTCCAGGCGGCAGTGGCCGACCGGGACGCAGACTATATTATTGAGGATGTAAAAAAACAGCAGGAAGCAGGAGCAACATTTATAGATGTGAATGCCGGTGCCCGCATCGGCCATGAGGAAGAGGATATGCGCTGGCTTCTGGACACAATACAACCCGTTTGTACAATCCCATTAGCCTTGGACAGTCCAGATCCAGCCATCCTCGAAATGGCCTTTTCCATGGTGAAACAGACCCCCATGGTCAACTCCATCTCCCTGGAAAAGGAACGGTTTGACGCCATGATGCCCTTTCTGGACGGAAAAGAATGCAAGATCATTGCCCTGTGCATGGACGATGCCGGCATGCCCGAATCCAGCAACGACATCCTGGACCGGGCCAAAACCCTGGTCAAGGAGCTCAACGGCATCGGCATCCCCACGGCCAATATCTATGTGGACCCCCTGGTCCAGCCCATCTCCACCGACTCCAACAAAGGGATGATGGTTCTGGATGCGGTACGGTCCATAAAAGCCCAATTCCCGGAAGTCCACATCACCGGCGGGCTGTCCAATATTTCCTACGGACTGCCCCAGCGCCACATCATCAACCGGACCTTTGTGACCCTGATGATGGATGCGGGAATGGATTCGGCCATTATTGACCCGCTGGACAAAAAGATCATGGCCACCATCAAAACAGCCGACATGCTGCTGGGCCACGATCAGTTCTGCATGGAATACCTCAAAGGGGTCCGCGCCGGCGCCATTGAGAGCTAA
- a CDS encoding transporter substrate-binding domain-containing protein codes for MERKYFIFLALIICILFSSFVHGAEQKHLNINCTIHSPYEAFFFRLVEEICARNQITVSRNTPPVGRSLIHVNSGIDDGDGPRVMGLSKSYPNLVCVTEPFGEFVFGAFARKENIRIDGWSSLKDLNLAYIHGWKIFDNEVTAAKSITKVKNKTLLFNLLAADRTDIILITKLCGYAMIQKLGIEGVRFVEPPLAVVPNYLYLHKSHEKLASTLSLTLKEVKQDGTYKQLYAEMIIPYLPN; via the coding sequence ATGGAAAGAAAGTACTTTATTTTCCTGGCATTGATCATATGTATCCTCTTCTCTTCTTTTGTTCATGGGGCCGAACAAAAACACCTGAATATAAATTGCACGATTCACTCCCCCTATGAGGCATTTTTTTTCCGCTTGGTGGAAGAAATTTGTGCGCGTAATCAAATAACGGTCTCCCGTAACACCCCTCCTGTTGGCCGATCCCTGATTCATGTGAATTCGGGAATTGATGACGGGGACGGCCCAAGGGTGATGGGATTGTCAAAAAGCTACCCGAATCTTGTCTGCGTTACAGAGCCCTTTGGCGAGTTTGTTTTCGGCGCATTTGCCAGGAAGGAAAACATCAGGATCGACGGATGGTCAAGCCTGAAAGATTTGAACCTGGCATATATACACGGGTGGAAAATCTTCGATAACGAGGTGACCGCTGCAAAATCCATTACCAAAGTAAAAAATAAAACGCTGTTGTTTAACCTTCTGGCTGCGGACCGGACGGATATCATTCTCATCACAAAGCTTTGCGGGTATGCCATGATTCAGAAACTCGGGATTGAAGGGGTTCGGTTTGTCGAACCGCCGTTGGCCGTGGTGCCCAACTATCTATACCTGCATAAAAGCCATGAAAAACTGGCATCAACCTTGTCACTGACATTAAAAGAGGTTAAGCAAGACGGCACATATAAGCAGCTTTACGCTGAAATGATTATTCCCTACCTGCCCAATTAA